One region of bacterium genomic DNA includes:
- the ppdK gene encoding pyruvate, phosphate dikinase encodes MAKTKKKKYIYFFGEGKAEGKGDMKDLLGGKGAGLAEMTNAGIPVPPGFTITTEMCKYYYQHNEKLPEDFDEELKKYLKKLEKVTGKKFGDTKNPLLVSVRSGAKFSMPGMMDTILNLGLNDEAVKGLAESTGNERFAYDAYRRFIQMFGNVVMGIDKNEFEKILEEKKEEKGVHYDSELNAEDLKEIVEKYKKIYREKTGKDFPQDPMEQLKMAINAVFKSWNNPRAITYRKLNKIPDDLGTAVNIVTMVFGNMGNDSGTGVGFTRNPSTGEKEFYGEYLTNAQGEDVVAGIRTPKPISELEKEMPEVYKQLREITDRLEKHYRDVQDFEFTIERGKLYMLQTRTGKRTPLAAVKIAVDMVKEGLITKEEAIMRVEPSQIDQLLHPIIDPKAKVEPVAKGLPASPGAASGKIVFTADKAEEIGKTEPVILVREETSPDDIHGMATAKGILTSRGGMTSHAAVVARGMGKPCVVGCGAIQIDENKGVMIISGKEVKEYDWITIDGGTGNVMIGKVPTIEAGITGEFKTIMEWADEIRKLGIRANADIPRDAKKAREFGAEGIGLCRTEHMFFAPERLPYVVEMIMAETEENRRKALDKLLPFQKEDFIGLFREMEGYPVIIRTLDPPLHEFLPKREELMVEIALMKERKEDPEKIKEKEKILKRVEQFHEFNPMLGHRGCRLGITYPEITEMQARAIMEAACELAKEGKTVIPEIMIPLVGNVEELKHQKEIVVRVAEEVMKKYGVKIKYMVGTMIEVPRAALTADEIAKEADFFSFGTNDLTQMTLGFSRDDVGKFLFYYLEKKILKDDPFMTLDQIGVGQLVKIGIEKGRKTNSKLEVGICGEHGGDPESVKFCHRVGMNYVSCSPYRIPVAKLAAAQAVVEEKLKIEYTSK; translated from the coding sequence ATGGCAAAAACAAAAAAGAAAAAATATATTTATTTTTTTGGAGAGGGAAAAGCAGAAGGTAAAGGAGATATGAAGGATTTACTGGGAGGAAAGGGTGCAGGACTTGCTGAAATGACAAACGCGGGGATTCCTGTACCTCCTGGTTTTACCATTACAACTGAAATGTGCAAATATTACTATCAACACAATGAAAAACTTCCTGAGGACTTTGATGAAGAACTTAAAAAATACTTAAAAAAACTTGAAAAGGTTACAGGTAAAAAATTTGGAGATACTAAAAATCCGCTTTTGGTTTCTGTAAGGTCCGGTGCTAAATTTTCAATGCCTGGTATGATGGATACAATTTTAAATCTTGGGCTTAATGATGAAGCAGTTAAAGGACTTGCTGAAAGTACAGGAAACGAAAGGTTTGCCTATGATGCCTACAGAAGATTTATCCAGATGTTTGGAAATGTTGTTATGGGCATAGATAAAAATGAGTTTGAAAAAATACTTGAAGAAAAAAAAGAGGAAAAAGGTGTACATTATGATTCGGAACTTAATGCAGAGGATTTGAAAGAAATTGTTGAAAAATATAAAAAAATTTATAGAGAAAAAACAGGAAAAGATTTTCCTCAGGACCCTATGGAACAATTGAAAATGGCTATAAATGCTGTTTTTAAATCTTGGAATAATCCCAGAGCAATAACTTACAGAAAACTAAATAAAATTCCGGACGACCTCGGAACCGCAGTAAATATAGTAACTATGGTTTTTGGAAATATGGGCAATGATTCAGGAACAGGTGTGGGATTTACAAGGAATCCATCAACAGGAGAAAAAGAGTTTTACGGTGAATATTTAACAAATGCGCAGGGAGAAGATGTTGTTGCTGGTATAAGAACTCCAAAACCAATAAGTGAACTTGAAAAAGAAATGCCTGAAGTATATAAACAACTTAGAGAAATTACTGATAGATTGGAAAAACATTATAGAGATGTCCAGGATTTTGAGTTTACTATTGAAAGAGGGAAATTATATATGCTTCAGACAAGAACAGGAAAAAGAACACCCCTTGCAGCGGTTAAAATTGCGGTTGATATGGTAAAAGAGGGATTGATAACAAAAGAAGAGGCAATAATGAGGGTAGAACCATCTCAAATTGACCAATTACTTCATCCTATAATTGACCCAAAAGCAAAGGTGGAACCTGTAGCAAAAGGACTTCCCGCATCCCCTGGAGCTGCAAGTGGAAAAATCGTATTTACAGCAGATAAGGCAGAAGAAATTGGAAAAACAGAACCAGTAATACTTGTAAGAGAAGAAACAAGTCCTGATGATATACATGGTATGGCAACTGCAAAAGGAATTTTAACAAGTAGAGGAGGAATGACTTCTCATGCAGCAGTAGTTGCAAGAGGAATGGGAAAACCCTGTGTAGTTGGATGTGGAGCTATACAAATTGATGAAAATAAAGGAGTTATGATTATAAGCGGAAAAGAAGTTAAAGAATATGATTGGATTACTATAGATGGAGGAACTGGAAATGTTATGATAGGCAAAGTTCCTACGATAGAAGCAGGTATAACTGGAGAATTTAAAACAATAATGGAATGGGCGGATGAAATAAGAAAATTAGGTATTAGAGCAAATGCAGATATACCAAGAGATGCAAAAAAAGCCAGAGAATTTGGAGCAGAGGGAATAGGCCTTTGCAGAACAGAACATATGTTTTTTGCACCTGAAAGATTACCCTATGTTGTAGAAATGATTATGGCAGAAACAGAAGAAAATAGAAGAAAAGCACTTGATAAACTTTTACCATTTCAAAAAGAAGATTTTATTGGGTTATTTAGAGAAATGGAAGGTTATCCTGTAATTATAAGAACTCTTGACCCACCTTTACATGAATTTTTACCAAAAAGAGAAGAACTTATGGTAGAAATTGCTTTAATGAAAGAAAGAAAAGAGGACCCTGAAAAAATAAAAGAGAAAGAAAAAATACTTAAAAGAGTTGAACAATTTCATGAATTCAATCCAATGCTTGGTCACAGAGGTTGTAGATTAGGAATAACATATCCAGAAATCACAGAAATGCAGGCAAGAGCAATTATGGAGGCAGCATGTGAACTTGCCAAAGAAGGAAAAACAGTAATTCCTGAAATAATGATACCACTTGTAGGAAATGTAGAAGAACTTAAGCATCAAAAGGAAATAGTCGTGAGAGTTGCAGAAGAAGTAATGAAAAAATATGGAGTAAAAATAAAATATATGGTTGGTACAATGATAGAAGTCCCACGTGCTGCTTTAACTGCCGATGAAATTGCAAAAGAAGCAGATTTCTTTTCTTTCGGAACAAATGATTTAACCCAGATGACCCTTGGATTCAGTAGAGATGATGTTGGAAAATTTTTATTCTATTATCTTGAAAAGAAAATTTTAAAAGATGACCCATTTATGACGCTTGATCAAATAGGTGTAGGACAACTTGTTAAAATCGGAATAGAAAAGGGGAGAAAAACAAATTCTAAACTTGAAGTTGGAATATGCGGAGAACATGGAGGAGACCCTGAAAGTGTAAAATTCTGTCATAGGGTTGGTATGAATTATGTATCCTGTTCTCCTTATAGAATACCTGTTGCAAAACTTGCAGCAGCACAGGCAGTAGTTGAAGAAAAATTAAAAATTGAATATACAAGCAAGTAA
- a CDS encoding acetate/propionate family kinase yields the protein MRLLVFNCGSSSLTFKILETDGKIYNVFLYGKAHRVGVKGIEESFIEISYKDKCEKIVTSLRNHKESAEIVIDFLIKNSIKPDGIGHRFVHGGDYFKGNTLIDEKNIDTLRKCLPLAPIHNSISLSVIEVCRRKYPDVREFVVFDNFFHKTIPEIHSRYLLPKNLIEKFGFKKYGFHGLSYYYVTKKIYEILNLDIEKDELKVVACHLGTGGSSVCAIKNGKSIDTSMGYSPNSGLMMSTRTGDIDPMLLFYIMYLYRINVEELIDLINKKSGILGISGFSSDLRDVINAILKEKKENAKLAFEMYTYRLKKYVSSYIFLLKGIDVLIFTDDIGVKNPLVREKICENMDWAGIVIDKEKNKNINEKEINFIHKEESKVKIAVIPTDEEIVIAWEGYKLIKEIIK from the coding sequence ATGAGATTACTTGTTTTTAATTGTGGAAGTTCATCTTTAACTTTTAAAATTCTTGAAACCGATGGAAAAATTTATAATGTTTTCCTTTATGGTAAAGCACACAGAGTAGGGGTTAAAGGAATCGAGGAATCTTTTATTGAAATTTCTTACAAGGATAAATGCGAAAAAATTGTAACCTCTTTAAGAAATCATAAAGAATCAGCAGAAATAGTAATAGATTTTTTAATAAAAAATTCAATTAAACCGGATGGGATAGGGCATAGATTTGTCCATGGAGGGGATTATTTTAAAGGAAATACTTTAATAGATGAAAAAAACATTGATACTTTAAGAAAATGTTTACCTTTGGCTCCTATCCATAATTCAATTTCCTTGAGTGTCATTGAAGTTTGCAGAAGGAAATATCCTGATGTACGGGAATTTGTAGTTTTTGATAATTTTTTTCACAAAACAATACCCGAAATACATTCAAGATATCTATTACCAAAAAATCTTATAGAAAAATTTGGTTTCAAAAAATATGGATTTCATGGCTTATCCTATTATTATGTAACAAAAAAAATCTATGAAATTCTAAACCTGGATATTGAAAAAGATGAATTAAAAGTTGTTGCATGCCATCTTGGAACAGGAGGTTCAAGTGTCTGTGCAATTAAAAATGGGAAATCCATTGATACTTCCATGGGTTATTCACCAAATTCCGGTTTGATGATGAGTACCCGAACAGGAGATATTGATCCTATGTTGTTATTCTATATTATGTACTTATACAGAATAAACGTAGAGGAACTCATAGATCTGATTAATAAAAAGAGTGGAATTCTTGGTATATCTGGTTTTTCAAGTGATTTGAGGGATGTAATAAATGCCATTTTAAAAGAGAAAAAAGAAAATGCCAAACTTGCTTTTGAGATGTATACATACAGATTGAAAAAATATGTAAGCAGTTATATATTTTTATTGAAAGGTATAGATGTTCTTATTTTTACAGATGATATAGGTGTTAAAAATCCTCTTGTAAGGGAAAAAATATGTGAAAACATGGATTGGGCTGGAATAGTAATTGATAAAGAAAAAAATAAAAATATAAATGAAAAAGAGATAAATTTTATTCATAAAGAAGAATCAAAAGTTAAAATTGCAGTAATTCCTACGGATGAAGAGATTGTAATAGCATGGGAGGGTTATAAATTAATAAAGGAGATAATTAAATGA
- a CDS encoding GTP cyclohydrolase, FolE2/MptA family, with amino-acid sequence MEKRKRFLVDVGIEDLPYPIIVPSKLEKEGQHTVANISVKTRIMQEFEPIWIDKFINILHKHRKKTKVIREIDEILKDLVEDLKTSSAEIMFLYPYFVEKTTPVSKEKCLVKYTCSFAAKMSIAEENISNFFRIEIPVITTYPASSKDKPGGLFGQLSKVILTIQPAKDIYIEDIVELVEEHALVPIYSYHSEEDQTYLIKKIHSVEKTSVEMVDEIKNELAKKKEIKWYSIYCYNYGMLHSYSTVITIEKSLWVPFSES; translated from the coding sequence ATGGAAAAAAGAAAAAGATTTCTTGTTGATGTTGGAATAGAAGATTTACCTTATCCAATAATAGTTCCTTCCAAGTTAGAAAAAGAGGGACAGCACACAGTGGCGAACATTTCAGTAAAAACAAGGATTATGCAGGAATTTGAACCCATTTGGATTGATAAATTTATAAATATTCTTCACAAACACAGAAAAAAAACAAAAGTTATAAGAGAAATAGATGAGATTCTAAAAGATCTGGTAGAGGATTTAAAAACATCAAGTGCTGAAATAATGTTTTTATATCCATACTTTGTGGAAAAAACAACCCCTGTTTCAAAAGAAAAATGTCTGGTTAAATATACCTGTTCTTTTGCTGCTAAAATGTCAATTGCGGAAGAAAACATTTCAAATTTTTTCAGAATTGAAATCCCTGTAATAACAACATATCCTGCTTCTTCAAAGGATAAACCTGGTGGACTTTTTGGACAGTTAAGTAAAGTTATTTTAACGATACAACCTGCAAAGGATATATACATAGAGGATATTGTTGAATTAGTTGAAGAACATGCTCTTGTTCCAATTTATTCATATCACTCAGAAGAAGATCAAACATATCTTATTAAAAAAATTCATTCTGTTGAAAAAACAAGTGTAGAGATGGTAGATGAAATAAAGAATGAACTTGCAAAGAAAAAAGAAATAAAATGGTACTCTATATATTGCTATAACTACGGAATGCTTCATTCTTACAGCACTGTTATAACAATAGAAAAGAGTTTATGGGTCCCGTTTTCAGAATCATAA
- a CDS encoding Nif3-like dinuclear metal center hexameric protein yields MNTHDFLELIKKDFGEMGPEEGLRFKYFDDEIKGIVVCWMVSKKVLDFTVKNKFNLIVSHEDLYFPPEYAKGDGAGVISNYRKEIIEKNRINFVRLHYTVDKNFIFDVFDKLSEGNLLINENFYRVYEFENKILKNLAKELKNKFKVKFLRITEPEKKVRRAGCLVGGLGLSINSKFIDKILSYNVDTVIAGEVDEYTIRGLSDLKIGIIELGHEASETPGLIKFTEYLKKKLSELPVKYLKNTYPVKILK; encoded by the coding sequence ATGAATACACATGATTTTTTAGAACTTATAAAAAAAGATTTTGGAGAAATGGGACCGGAAGAAGGTTTAAGATTTAAATATTTTGATGATGAAATAAAAGGAATTGTTGTATGCTGGATGGTTTCAAAAAAAGTACTTGATTTTACAGTGAAGAATAAATTTAATCTAATAGTTTCACATGAAGATTTATACTTTCCACCTGAATATGCAAAAGGAGATGGTGCAGGAGTTATAAGTAATTACAGAAAAGAAATTATTGAGAAAAACAGAATCAATTTTGTAAGATTACATTACACAGTGGATAAAAATTTTATTTTTGATGTTTTTGATAAACTTTCGGAAGGAAATCTTTTGATAAATGAAAATTTTTATAGAGTTTATGAATTTGAAAATAAAATATTAAAAAATCTTGCAAAAGAATTAAAAAATAAATTCAAAGTTAAGTTTTTAAGAATAACAGAACCTGAAAAAAAAGTCAGAAGAGCAGGGTGTCTTGTTGGAGGTTTAGGATTAAGTATAAACTCAAAATTTATTGATAAAATTCTGTCTTATAATGTTGATACAGTTATTGCAGGAGAGGTGGATGAATATACAATAAGAGGTCTTTCAGATTTAAAAATTGGAATTATAGAACTTGGTCATGAAGCAAGTGAAACACCTGGACTAATAAAATTTACAGAATATTTAAAGAAAAAATTGTCTGAACTTCCTGTTAAGTATTTAAAAAATACATATCCTGTAAAGATTTTGAAATAA
- a CDS encoding TIM barrel protein, with the protein MFWRGIPEEEKIKKVKNLGFPAFEFWGWKNKDIEKIKKAKEENGLTLATFCFEPNGVLTTDEVKIEEIIKGAIETAKIAKILDCKKLILTTGNIVYGESNEVTRRRIIKKLKEIVKIAEEEDLILLLEPLNPIVNHKGYFLAKTIEAIDILEEINSQNLKILYDIYHQQVTEGNIISTIQKYIDYIGHFHTAGVPGRHELIGGELDYRRIFEIIDKTGYNGFIGLEFSP; encoded by the coding sequence ATGTTCTGGAGAGGTATTCCTGAAGAAGAAAAAATAAAAAAGGTCAAAAATCTTGGATTTCCTGCTTTTGAATTCTGGGGATGGAAAAATAAAGATATAGAAAAAATTAAAAAAGCGAAAGAAGAAAACGGTCTGACATTAGCAACTTTTTGTTTTGAACCAAATGGAGTGTTAACTACAGATGAAGTTAAAATTGAAGAAATTATAAAAGGGGCAATTGAAACTGCAAAAATTGCTAAAATACTTGATTGTAAAAAATTAATACTGACAACAGGTAATATTGTTTACGGAGAATCAAATGAGGTTACCAGAAGAAGAATTATAAAAAAATTGAAAGAGATAGTAAAAATAGCCGAGGAAGAGGATTTAATTTTATTGCTGGAACCATTAAATCCAATAGTAAATCATAAAGGATACTTTTTAGCAAAAACTATTGAAGCAATAGATATTTTAGAAGAAATAAATTCACAAAACTTAAAGATTCTTTATGATATATATCATCAGCAAGTTACAGAAGGAAACATTATTTCAACAATACAAAAATATATTGACTATATAGGACACTTCCATACAGCAGGAGTACCTGGAAGACACGAATTGATAGGTGGAGAACTGGATTATAGAAGAATTTTTGAAATTATAGACAAAACTGGTTATAACGGGTTTATAGGACTTGAATTTTCTCCG
- a CDS encoding DUF362 domain-containing protein codes for MKRRDFLKSSFLFLAGLSFSNIFKNRKSISFAEEKESEIFIGKGENFEEVTIKVIEKMGGIKKFVKSGEKVVIKPNIAWNRTPEQGANTNPKVVSALVKLCKNAGAKEIVVIDNPVNNWNVTYITSGIKETAEKEGAIVKPPTEWLNIKVGGEVLKQADVLKDVVECDVLIDVPVVKVHGGGVVTIAMKNFMGIVKDRGYFHRTDLHRCIAEITKYILPKTKLIVLDATKVMLTNGPQGPGELKELNMVIAGTDIVALDAYGSTLLGKKPEQIPHIKIGAEMGLGTMNLDKIKIKYV; via the coding sequence ATGAAAAGAAGAGATTTTTTAAAAAGCAGTTTTTTATTTCTTGCAGGTTTAAGTTTTTCCAATATTTTTAAAAACAGAAAAAGTATTTCTTTTGCAGAAGAGAAAGAAAGTGAAATTTTTATAGGTAAAGGAGAAAATTTTGAAGAAGTTACAATAAAAGTTATTGAAAAAATGGGAGGGATTAAGAAATTTGTAAAAAGTGGAGAAAAAGTTGTTATAAAACCAAATATTGCATGGAACAGAACACCTGAACAGGGAGCAAATACAAATCCAAAAGTAGTAAGTGCCCTTGTAAAACTCTGTAAAAATGCAGGTGCAAAAGAAATCGTAGTAATAGATAATCCTGTGAATAACTGGAATGTAACTTATATAACAAGTGGAATAAAAGAAACAGCAGAAAAAGAAGGTGCAATAGTAAAACCACCGACTGAATGGTTAAATATAAAGGTTGGAGGAGAAGTATTAAAACAAGCAGATGTTTTAAAAGATGTGGTTGAATGTGATGTTTTAATAGATGTGCCTGTTGTAAAAGTCCATGGTGGTGGTGTGGTTACTATTGCAATGAAAAATTTTATGGGTATAGTAAAAGATAGGGGATACTTTCATAGAACAGATTTACACAGATGTATTGCTGAAATTACAAAGTATATATTACCAAAAACAAAATTAATAGTCCTTGATGCTACAAAAGTAATGTTGACAAATGGACCTCAGGGACCGGGAGAACTGAAAGAACTGAATATGGTGATTGCTGGAACCGATATAGTTGCTCTTGATGCTTACGGTTCTACACTTCTTGGTAAAAAGCCAGAACAGATTCCTCACATAAAAATTGGTGCTGAAATGGGTCTCGGTACAATGAATCTTGACAAGATAAAAATAAAATATGTATAA
- a CDS encoding 4Fe-4S binding protein produces MYKKTIKYFFKLLIQGVFIFLFFYFFKKTKFPLSEKLPLNFFFRIDLLFAIFTTISTLHFSYLFLPSIIILFLLLFLGNFFCFWVCPLGGIIDYANIIFLRKKWKIGIKIPKWVRYIKVFIFWAIIFTSFTAIFLKIPFLFWMFDPYVILMRGLLFKKILIILIVIIFLNILIPRFWCYYICPFGYLNYLIGVKLRNKIKRKIKK; encoded by the coding sequence ATGTATAAAAAAACAATCAAATATTTTTTTAAATTGTTAATACAGGGTGTATTTATTTTCCTTTTTTTTTATTTTTTTAAAAAAACAAAATTTCCACTTTCTGAAAAACTACCTTTAAATTTCTTTTTTCGGATAGATTTACTTTTTGCAATTTTCACAACTATTTCAACTCTTCATTTTTCCTATTTATTTTTGCCTTCAATAATCATTTTATTTTTACTTTTATTTTTAGGAAATTTTTTTTGTTTCTGGGTTTGTCCTTTAGGTGGAATAATTGATTATGCAAATATAATCTTTTTAAGGAAAAAATGGAAGATAGGTATAAAAATACCAAAGTGGGTAAGATATATTAAAGTTTTTATTTTTTGGGCTATAATTTTTACATCTTTTACTGCAATCTTTTTAAAAATTCCTTTTTTATTCTGGATGTTTGACCCATATGTAATTTTAATGAGAGGACTACTTTTTAAGAAAATTTTGATTATATTAATCGTGATAATTTTTTTAAATATTTTAATTCCAAGATTTTGGTGTTATTATATATGTCCTTTCGGTTATTTAAATTATCTAATTGGTGTAAAATTAAGAAATAAGATAAAAAGGAAAATTAAAAAATGA
- a CDS encoding 4Fe-4S dicluster domain-containing protein, translated as MKRREFLKFIFGVGGCFIFTGFRFKLTEKSNFIRPPGAIEEDDFIYKCIRCGECLKVCPVSCLRPVPLNKGIFEFGTPHIIPREKACLLCLNCGKICPTGAIQKVKIEEVKMGTAKININKCLVWKENKDCFVCMEVCPVAAIYKNENEKPVVNPEICVGCGQCEQNCPVYGEGAIKVFIKGEKRKKLKGGRHV; from the coding sequence ATGAAAAGAAGGGAATTTTTAAAATTTATTTTTGGAGTAGGGGGATGTTTTATTTTCACAGGGTTCAGATTTAAGTTAACAGAGAAATCAAATTTTATAAGACCTCCGGGAGCAATAGAAGAGGATGATTTTATTTATAAATGTATAAGATGTGGAGAATGTTTAAAAGTATGTCCTGTAAGTTGTTTAAGACCTGTACCATTAAATAAAGGTATATTTGAATTTGGAACACCTCACATAATACCAAGAGAAAAAGCATGTCTATTATGTTTAAACTGTGGTAAAATCTGTCCAACAGGAGCAATTCAAAAGGTTAAAATAGAGGAAGTAAAAATGGGAACCGCTAAAATAAATATAAATAAATGTCTTGTATGGAAAGAAAATAAAGATTGTTTTGTATGTATGGAGGTCTGTCCTGTTGCAGCAATATATAAAAATGAAAATGAAAAACCTGTTGTTAATCCAGAAATATGTGTTGGTTGTGGCCAATGTGAACAAAATTGTCCAGTATATGGAGAAGGTGCTATAAAAGTATTCATTAAAGGCGAAAAAAGAAAAAAACTAAAAGGAGGAAGGCATGTTTAA